One Dictyostelium discoideum AX4 chromosome 3 chromosome, whole genome shotgun sequence genomic region harbors:
- a CDS encoding hypothetical protein (P04105 Tubulin alpha-1B chain (Tubulin alpha-N chain)) translates to MREIISIHIGQAGIQVGNSCWELYCLEHGIDKDGTFKKDYKRGNDVKYETFFRESSTKDKVVPRSLFIDLEPTVIDEIRSGDYRELFHPNQLINGKEDAANNYARGHYTVGKELLDLSLQRIRELTDECDGLQGFFLFHSVGGGSGSGFGSLLLQKLASEYGKKSKIDFCIYPSPQVSTAVVEPYNCVLSTHSLLEHCDVTFMLDNEAIYDVCKKKLHIERPSYANLNRMIAQVISSLTSSLRFPGQLNVDINEFQTNLVPFPRIHFLLASYAPLISIENANHEQVTVSAITNSVFSNDNLLAKCDPSSGKYMSCCLLYRGNMTPNEAQTAVADIKTQKSKTVNFTSWSKGTGFKCGINSSIPTVVPGGDMANIEKAVCLLSNTTSISQIFNRLNRKFSLMFEKRAFVHWYVGEGMEEGEFAEARDDLLALEKDYESLAEDLDDEQVEEQEY, encoded by the exons atgcGTGAAATTATTTCTATTCATATAGGTCAAGCTGGTATCCAAg ttggTAATTCATGTTGGGAACTATATTGTTTGGAACATGGAATAGATAAAGATGgtacatttaaaaaagattataaaaGAGGTAATGATGTAAAATATGAAACATTTTTTAGAGAATCATCAACTAAAGATAAAGTTGTACCACgttctttatttattgatttagaACCAACAGTTATTGATGAAATTAGAAGTGGTGATTATAGGGAATTATTTCatccaaatcaattaattaatggaaAAGAAGATGCTgcaaat aattaTGCAAGAGGACATTATACAGTTGGTAAAGAACTTTTAGATTTATCATTACAAAGAATTAGAGAATTAACAGATGAATGTGACGGATTACAAGGATTTTTCTTATTCCATAGTGTTGGTGGAGGTTCAGGTTCAGGATTtggttcattattattgcaAAAATTAGCTTCAGAATATggtaaaaaatcaaaaattgatttttgtaTTTATCCATCACCACAAGTTTCAACAGCTGTAGTTGAACCATATAATTGTGTACTTTCAACTCATTCTTTATTAGAACATTGTGATGTTACATTTA tGTTAGATAATGAAGCAATTTATGAtgtttgtaaaaaaaaattacatatTGAACGTCCATCATATGCAAATCTTAATAGAATGATAGCACAAGTTATAAGTTCATTAACATCATCACTTCGTTTTCCAGGTCAATTAAATGTtgatattaatgaatttCAAACCAATTTAGTTCCATTCCCACGTATTCATTTCCTTTTAGCATCATATGcaccattaatttcaatagaGAATGCAAATCATGAACAAGTTACAGTTAGTGCAATTACAAACTCTGTATTCAGTAATGATAACCTTTTGGCTAAATGTGATCCAAGTTCTGGTAAATATATGTCTTGTTGTCTTTTATATCGTGGTAATATGACACCAAATGAAGCTCAAACTGCTGTTGCTGATATTAAAactcaaaaatcaaaaactgttaatt ttaCAAGTTGGTCAAAAGGTACAGGTTTTAAATGTGGTATTAATTCATCAATACCAACAGTGGTTCCAGGTGGTGATATGGCAAATATTGAGAAAGCTGTTTGTTTACTTTCAAATACAACTTCAATTTCACAAATCTTTAATAGATTAAATagaaaattttcattaatgtTTGAAAAGAGAGCATTTGTTCATTGGTATGTTGGTGAAGGTATGGAAGAAGGTGAATTTGCTGAAGCAAGAGATGATCTACTTGCCTTGGAAAAAGATTATGAAAGTTTAGCTGAAGACTTAGATGATGAACAAGTAGAAGAACaagaatattaa